A single window of Leclercia adecarboxylata DNA harbors:
- a CDS encoding Na(+)-translocating NADH-quinone reductase subunit A: MIRIRKGLDLPISGIPVQQISPCATPRHVAILGDDYVGMRPTMLVQEGDSVIKGQALFEDKKNPGVLFTAPASGTIAAIHRGERRVLQSVVIRLEGDRQREFARHDIAELPTLSRQAVQAQLLESGLWTALRTRPFSKTPVPDTVPAAIFVTAMDTNPLSADPQPIILAQRQAFDAGLTILTRLTEGKVHVCQAGGGKLGGHPQGKVTFNAFAGPHPAGLPGTHIHFLEAVSLTKQVWHLNYQDAIAIGKLFTTGELCTERVIALGGPQMRNPRLVRTCLGADINDLLVDETLDGENRHISGSVLSGRHATGAQAWLGRFHLQVSVVKEGREKELFGWVMPGRGKFSVTRTTLGHFLRNKLFNFSTDTNGGERAMVPIGNYERVMPLDILPTLLLRDLLAGDTDGAQALGCLELDEEDLALCTYVCPGKYEYGPVLREVLTRIEQEG, translated from the coding sequence ATGATTAGAATCAGAAAAGGACTTGATTTGCCGATTTCCGGCATCCCCGTACAGCAGATTTCGCCCTGTGCGACACCCCGCCATGTGGCGATCCTCGGGGACGACTACGTCGGTATGCGTCCCACCATGCTGGTGCAGGAAGGCGATAGCGTCATTAAGGGCCAGGCGCTATTCGAGGATAAAAAAAATCCCGGCGTTCTGTTTACCGCACCCGCCAGCGGGACGATCGCGGCTATCCATCGCGGCGAGCGTCGGGTGCTGCAATCGGTGGTGATCCGGCTGGAAGGCGATAGGCAGCGCGAGTTTGCCCGCCACGATATCGCCGAACTGCCCACACTCTCCCGCCAGGCTGTGCAGGCGCAACTGCTTGAATCTGGCCTGTGGACGGCGCTGCGTACCCGTCCTTTCAGCAAAACCCCGGTGCCCGATACCGTGCCGGCCGCCATTTTCGTCACCGCCATGGACACCAACCCGCTCAGCGCCGACCCGCAGCCGATTATTCTGGCGCAGCGTCAGGCATTTGATGCCGGGCTGACGATCCTCACGCGCCTGACGGAGGGCAAAGTGCATGTCTGCCAGGCGGGTGGCGGCAAGCTGGGCGGGCACCCGCAGGGGAAAGTGACGTTCAATGCCTTCGCCGGGCCGCACCCGGCTGGGTTGCCAGGGACGCACATCCATTTCCTGGAGGCCGTCAGCCTGACCAAACAGGTCTGGCATCTGAACTACCAGGACGCGATCGCCATCGGCAAATTGTTCACCACCGGCGAGCTGTGCACCGAGCGGGTTATTGCCCTCGGGGGGCCGCAGATGCGTAACCCGCGTCTGGTGCGCACCTGCCTGGGCGCAGACATTAATGACCTGCTGGTGGACGAAACCCTGGATGGCGAAAACCGTCACATTTCGGGTTCTGTGCTGAGCGGCAGGCATGCCACAGGCGCGCAGGCCTGGCTCGGACGTTTTCATTTACAGGTAAGCGTAGTGAAGGAGGGGCGTGAGAAAGAGCTCTTCGGCTGGGTAATGCCCGGCAGAGGGAAGTTCTCCGTCACCCGCACCACGCTGGGCCACTTCCTGCGCAACAAGCTGTTTAACTTCTCCACCGATACCAACGGCGGCGAGCGGGCGATGGTGCCCATCGGCAACTACGAGCGCGTAATGCCGCTCGACATCCTGCCGACCCTGCTGCTGCGCGATCTGCTGGCGGGCGATACCGACGGCGCTCAGGCGCTGGGCTGCCTTGAGCTGGATGAAGAAGATCTGGCGCTGTGCACCTATGTTTGCCCCGGTAAATATGAATACGGACCCGTATTGCGCGAGGTGTTAACCCGCATTGAGCAGGAAGGATAA
- the dnaQ gene encoding DNA polymerase III subunit epsilon has product MSIADTHNADRIIVLDTETTGMNQIGAHYEGHKIIEIGAVEVINRRLTGNNFHVYLKPDRLVDPEAFGVHGIADEFLLDKPTFADVADEFIDYIKGGELVIHNASFDIGFMDYEFSKLNRGLPKTDTFCKVTDSLAMARRMFPGKRNSLDALCSRYEIDNSKRTLHGALLDAQILADVYLIMTGGQTALAFNADNDSQQQSGESEIQRIIRQSSALRVILASDEELLAHESRLDLVQKKGGSCLWRG; this is encoded by the coding sequence ATGAGTATTGCAGACACACATAACGCCGACAGGATCATCGTCCTCGATACCGAAACCACGGGTATGAACCAGATCGGTGCTCACTATGAAGGGCACAAGATCATCGAGATCGGTGCGGTAGAGGTGATCAACCGCCGTCTTACCGGCAATAACTTCCACGTCTACCTGAAGCCAGACCGGCTGGTGGACCCGGAAGCTTTTGGCGTTCACGGTATCGCAGATGAATTCTTGCTGGATAAACCCACCTTTGCCGACGTCGCCGATGAATTCATCGACTACATCAAAGGCGGCGAGCTGGTCATTCATAACGCCTCGTTTGATATTGGCTTTATGGACTATGAATTCAGCAAGCTCAACCGCGGCCTGCCGAAAACCGACACCTTCTGTAAAGTCACCGACAGTCTGGCGATGGCGAGGAGGATGTTCCCCGGCAAGCGTAACAGCCTCGATGCGTTGTGCTCGCGCTATGAAATAGATAACAGCAAACGAACGCTGCACGGGGCGTTGCTCGATGCCCAGATCCTGGCCGATGTCTATCTGATCATGACGGGTGGCCAGACAGCCCTAGCCTTCAACGCCGATAACGATTCGCAGCAGCAGTCCGGAGAGAGCGAAATCCAGCGCATTATTCGTCAGTCCAGCGCGTTGCGCGTCATTCTCGCCAGCGATGAAGAGTTACTGGCACATGAATCGCGCCTGGATCTGGTGCAGAAGAAGGGCGGAAGCTGCCTCTGGCGCGGTTAA
- a CDS encoding amidohydrolase: protein MPGLKITLLQQPLVWMDGPANLRHFDRQLEGIAGRDIIILPEMFTTGFAMEAAKQSLPQEDVVAWMQARAQQTQALIAGSAALQTERGPVNRFLLVEPEGKVHFYDKRHLFRMADEHQHYEAGNERLVFEWRGWRILPLVCYDLRFPVWSRNRNDYDLALYVANWPAPRSLHWQALLTARAIENQAYVAGCNRVGTDGNGHHYRGDSRVINPQGEIIATAEPHHATRIDAELSLTALREYREKFPAWQDADPFSIN from the coding sequence GTGCCTGGTTTGAAGATTACGCTTTTGCAACAACCGCTGGTGTGGATGGATGGCCCCGCCAACCTGCGCCATTTTGATCGTCAGCTGGAAGGGATCGCCGGGCGCGATATCATTATCCTGCCGGAAATGTTCACCACCGGGTTTGCCATGGAAGCGGCAAAACAGTCCCTGCCACAGGAGGATGTGGTCGCCTGGATGCAGGCCAGAGCCCAGCAAACCCAGGCGTTAATCGCTGGCAGCGCCGCGCTACAGACCGAACGCGGGCCGGTTAACCGTTTTCTGCTGGTTGAGCCCGAGGGCAAGGTGCATTTCTATGATAAGCGCCACCTGTTCCGCATGGCGGATGAGCATCAGCACTATGAAGCGGGTAACGAGCGGCTGGTGTTTGAGTGGCGCGGCTGGCGCATTCTGCCGTTAGTCTGTTACGACCTGCGCTTCCCGGTGTGGTCGCGTAATCGTAACGATTATGACCTGGCGCTGTATGTCGCTAACTGGCCGGCCCCACGCTCGCTCCACTGGCAGGCGCTGCTGACGGCACGGGCGATTGAGAACCAGGCCTATGTGGCAGGCTGCAACCGGGTCGGTACCGACGGCAATGGTCATCACTATCGTGGCGACAGCCGGGTGATTAATCCGCAGGGCGAAATCATCGCCACCGCAGAGCCGCACCATGCGACGCGCATTGACGCCGAGCTGTCGCTGACGGCACTGAGAGAGTATCGGGAGAAGTTTCCTGCATGGCAGGATGCGGATCCGTTTAGCATTAACTAA
- a CDS encoding class II glutamine amidotransferase, whose translation MCELLGMSANVPTDICFSFTGLVQRGGGTGPHKDGWGITFYEGKGCRTFKDPQPSYNSPIARLVQDYPIKSCSVVAHIRQANRGEVALENTHPFTRELWGRNWTYAHNGQLSGYKSLETGNFRPVGETDSEKAFCWLLHKLTERYPRTPSNMTAVFKYIASLASELREKGVFNMLLSDGRYVMAFCSTNLFWITRRAPFGVAKLLDQDVEIDFQTETTPNDVVTVIATQPLTGNETWQKIMPGEWILFCLGERVV comes from the coding sequence ATGTGCGAACTGCTCGGGATGAGCGCCAATGTGCCGACCGATATCTGCTTTAGTTTCACCGGGCTGGTGCAGCGCGGTGGAGGAACCGGGCCGCATAAAGACGGCTGGGGTATCACCTTCTATGAAGGGAAAGGCTGTCGCACGTTCAAGGATCCACAACCCAGCTACAACTCCCCGATTGCCAGACTGGTGCAGGATTATCCGATTAAATCCTGCTCGGTAGTGGCCCATATTCGCCAGGCCAACCGTGGTGAAGTGGCGCTGGAAAATACCCATCCGTTTACCCGCGAGCTGTGGGGACGCAACTGGACCTATGCCCATAACGGCCAGCTGAGCGGCTATAAATCGCTGGAGACCGGCAACTTCCGGCCGGTGGGGGAAACCGACAGTGAAAAAGCCTTCTGCTGGCTGCTGCATAAGCTGACCGAGCGCTACCCACGCACCCCCAGCAATATGACCGCGGTGTTTAAATACATTGCCTCGCTGGCGTCTGAGTTACGTGAGAAGGGGGTGTTTAACATGCTGTTGTCTGACGGGCGCTACGTGATGGCGTTCTGCTCTACCAATCTGTTCTGGATCACCCGGCGGGCACCGTTTGGCGTGGCAAAGCTTCTGGATCAGGATGTGGAAATTGACTTTCAGACAGAGACCACACCGAACGATGTGGTCACTGTGATTGCGACGCAGCCGCTGACGGGCAACGAAACCTGGCAAAAGATTATGCCAGGCGAGTGGATCTTATTTTGTCTCGGGGAGCGTGTAGTTTGA
- the fadE gene encoding acyl-CoA dehydrogenase FadE — MMILSILLSVVLLGVLFYHRVSLLLSSFILLAWTAALGVTGIWTTWVLVPLAIILVPFNVRSMRKSLISAPVFRGFRKVMPPMSRTEKEAIDAGTTWWEGDLFQGRPDWKKLHNYPQPRLTAEEQAFIDGPVEEACRMANDFQITHEMADLPPELWAFLKEHRFFAMIIKKEYGGLEFSAYAQARVLQKLSGVSGILAITVGVPNSLGPGELLQHYGTEEQKDHYLPRLARGLEIPCFALTSPEAGSDAGAIPDTGVVCMGEWQGEQVLGMRLTWNKRYITLAPIATVLGLAFKLSDPNKLLGGEEDLGITCALIPTSTPGVEIGRRHFPLNVPFQNGPTRGQDIFVPIDYIIGGPKMAGQGWRMLVECLSVGRGITLPSNSTGGLKSVAMGIGAYAHIRRQFKISIGKMEGIEEPLARIAGNAYVMDAAASLITYGIMLGEKPAVLSAIVKYHCTHRAQQSIIDAMDIAGGKGIMLGEGNFLARGYQGAPIAITVEGANILTRSMMIFGQGAIRCHPYVLEEMAAAQNNDVDAFDKLLFKHIGHVGSNKVRSFWLGLTRGLTSATPTGDATRRYYQHLNRLSANLALLSDVSMAVLGGSLKRRERISARLGDVLSQIFLASAVLKRYDDEGRHEADLPLVHWGVQDALYQAEQAIDDLLVNFPNRFVAGALRVVIFPTGRHYLAPSDKLDHKVAKILQVPSATRSRIGRGQYLAPTEHNPVGLLEEALLDVMAADPIHQKICKQLGKNLPFTRLDELAKQALAGGIIGKDEAALLIKAEESRLRSINVDDFDPEELATQPVKLTEIVRKPEAA; from the coding sequence ATGATGATTTTAAGTATTCTCTTATCCGTTGTTCTGCTCGGGGTGTTGTTCTATCACCGGGTCAGCTTACTACTGAGCAGCTTTATCTTACTGGCCTGGACCGCGGCGCTTGGCGTCACCGGCATCTGGACCACCTGGGTGCTGGTCCCGCTGGCGATTATTCTGGTGCCATTCAACGTCCGCTCCATGCGTAAATCACTGATTTCGGCTCCGGTATTCCGTGGCTTCCGTAAGGTCATGCCACCGATGTCGCGCACCGAAAAAGAGGCGATTGATGCCGGTACCACCTGGTGGGAAGGCGACCTGTTCCAGGGCAGACCAGACTGGAAAAAGCTGCATAACTATCCGCAGCCGCGCCTCACTGCGGAAGAGCAGGCGTTTATCGATGGTCCGGTGGAAGAAGCCTGCCGGATGGCGAATGATTTCCAGATCACCCATGAGATGGCCGATCTGCCCCCTGAACTGTGGGCATTTTTAAAAGAGCATCGCTTCTTCGCGATGATCATCAAGAAAGAGTACGGCGGCCTCGAGTTCTCTGCATATGCTCAGGCTCGCGTACTGCAAAAACTGTCCGGTGTCTCCGGGATCCTGGCGATCACCGTCGGCGTGCCTAACTCCTTAGGCCCGGGTGAACTGCTGCAACATTACGGTACTGAAGAGCAAAAAGATCACTACCTGCCGCGTCTGGCACGCGGTCTGGAAATTCCGTGCTTCGCACTGACCAGCCCGGAAGCGGGTTCTGATGCGGGTGCCATTCCGGATACCGGCGTGGTCTGCATGGGCGAGTGGCAGGGTGAGCAGGTGCTGGGCATGCGCCTGACCTGGAACAAACGCTACATTACGCTGGCGCCAATCGCTACCGTACTGGGCCTGGCCTTTAAACTCTCCGATCCGAACAAGCTGTTAGGGGGTGAAGAAGATCTGGGTATTACCTGTGCGCTGATCCCTACCTCTACCCCAGGTGTGGAAATTGGTCGTCGTCACTTCCCGCTGAACGTACCGTTCCAGAACGGCCCGACCCGCGGTCAGGATATCTTTGTCCCGATTGATTACATCATCGGCGGCCCGAAAATGGCCGGTCAGGGCTGGCGTATGCTGGTGGAATGTCTGTCCGTTGGCCGCGGCATCACCCTGCCGTCGAACTCAACCGGTGGTCTGAAATCCGTGGCGATGGGGATTGGTGCTTACGCCCATATCCGCCGTCAGTTCAAAATCTCTATCGGCAAGATGGAAGGGATTGAAGAGCCGCTGGCGCGTATCGCAGGCAACGCCTACGTGATGGATGCGGCCGCTTCCTTAATTACCTACGGCATTATGCTGGGTGAAAAACCGGCCGTGCTCTCCGCCATCGTGAAGTACCACTGTACCCACCGCGCGCAGCAGTCGATCATCGACGCGATGGATATCGCCGGCGGGAAAGGCATTATGCTCGGCGAAGGCAACTTCCTGGCGCGCGGCTATCAGGGCGCACCTATTGCCATCACTGTGGAAGGGGCCAACATTCTGACCCGCAGCATGATGATCTTCGGTCAGGGCGCGATCCGCTGTCATCCATACGTACTGGAGGAGATGGCGGCCGCGCAGAACAACGACGTGGATGCCTTCGATAAGCTGCTGTTTAAACACATCGGGCACGTCGGCAGCAACAAAGTGCGCAGCTTCTGGCTGGGCCTGACCCGCGGCCTGACCAGCGCCACGCCAACCGGCGATGCAACCCGTCGTTACTACCAGCACCTGAACCGTCTGAGTGCTAACCTTGCGCTGCTCTCCGACGTATCGATGGCGGTGCTGGGCGGTAGCCTGAAGCGCCGGGAACGTATCTCTGCGCGTCTGGGTGATGTGCTGAGCCAGATCTTCCTCGCCTCGGCGGTACTGAAACGCTACGACGATGAAGGCCGTCATGAAGCGGATCTGCCGCTGGTGCACTGGGGCGTGCAGGATGCGCTGTATCAGGCTGAACAGGCCATCGACGATCTGCTGGTGAACTTCCCGAACCGCTTTGTCGCAGGCGCCCTGCGCGTGGTCATCTTCCCGACCGGTCGTCACTATCTGGCGCCGTCCGATAAGCTGGATCATAAAGTGGCGAAGATCCTGCAGGTACCGAGTGCAACCCGCTCCCGTATCGGTCGCGGTCAGTATCTGGCCCCAACCGAGCATAACCCGGTCGGTCTGCTGGAAGAGGCGCTGCTGGATGTAATGGCGGCCGATCCGATTCATCAGAAGATCTGCAAACAGCTGGGCAAAAACCTGCCGTTCACCCGCCTGGATGAGCTGGCGAAACAGGCCCTGGCTGGCGGTATCATCGGCAAGGATGAAGCCGCTCTGCTGATCAAAGCCGAAGAGAGCCGTCTGCGCAGTATCAACGTCGATGATTTCGACCCGGAAGAGCTGGCGACGCAGCCGGTAAAGCTGACAGAGATCGTACGTAAACCTGAAGCCGCATAA
- the dpaA gene encoding peptidoglycan meso-diaminopimelic acid protein amidase — translation MRKIALFIAMLLIPCVSFAGLLSSNSSTTPVSKEYKQQLMGSPVYIQIFKEERTLDLFVKMGETYQLLDSYKICNYSGGLGPKQRQGDFKSPEGFYSVQRSQLKPDSRFYKAINIGFPNAYDRAHGYDGKYLMIHGACVSVGCYAMTDSGIDEIFQFVTGALVFGQSAVQVSIYPFRMTDANMQRHRTSYYADFWKQLKPGYDYFQQTRKPPTVSVVDGRYVVSKPLSHEVVQPQLASNYTLPETK, via the coding sequence ATGCGTAAAATCGCATTGTTCATTGCGATGCTTCTTATTCCGTGCGTTTCGTTTGCCGGGCTGCTCAGCAGCAACAGCTCCACGACGCCAGTGAGCAAAGAATATAAGCAGCAGTTGATGGGCTCTCCGGTCTATATCCAGATCTTTAAGGAAGAGCGCACGTTAGACCTGTTCGTGAAGATGGGTGAGACGTATCAGCTGCTCGACAGCTATAAAATCTGTAACTACTCCGGTGGCCTCGGTCCGAAACAGCGTCAGGGCGACTTTAAAAGCCCGGAGGGGTTCTACAGCGTTCAGCGTAGCCAGTTAAAACCGGACAGCCGCTTCTATAAAGCGATCAACATCGGCTTCCCGAATGCCTATGACCGTGCGCATGGTTATGATGGTAAGTATCTGATGATCCACGGAGCCTGTGTTTCTGTAGGCTGCTATGCCATGACCGACAGCGGCATTGACGAGATCTTCCAGTTTGTGACCGGTGCGCTGGTGTTTGGCCAGTCTGCCGTGCAGGTAAGCATCTATCCGTTCCGCATGACCGACGCCAATATGCAGCGTCACAGAACGTCCTATTATGCGGATTTCTGGAAGCAGCTGAAACCGGGTTACGACTACTTCCAGCAGACGCGTAAGCCGCCGACCGTTTCGGTGGTGGATGGACGTTACGTGGTCAGCAAGCCGCTGAGCCACGAAGTTGTCCAGCCACAGCTGGCGTCAAACTACACGCTCCCCGAGACAAAATAA
- a CDS encoding NADH:ubiquinone reductase (Na(+)-transporting) subunit D — translation MADAGELKEVKRVLIGPLIANNPITLQVLGVCSALAVTTKLETAVVMTLAVTLVTAFSSMFISMIRHHIPNSVRIIVQMAIIASLVIVVDQLLRAFAYETSKQLSVFVGLIITNCIVMGRAEAYAMKMPPLASFMDGIGNGLGYGVILLTVGFLRELIGSGKLFGITVLDTVQNGGWYLPNGLFLLAPSAFFIIGLLIWAVRTWRPEQQEKE, via the coding sequence ATGGCTGATGCGGGCGAACTGAAAGAAGTTAAACGGGTTCTTATCGGGCCGCTCATCGCCAATAACCCGATTACCCTGCAGGTGCTGGGCGTATGTTCAGCGCTGGCGGTCACCACCAAGCTGGAAACCGCCGTGGTGATGACTCTGGCCGTAACCCTGGTGACGGCTTTTTCCAGCATGTTCATCTCGATGATCCGCCACCACATCCCCAACAGCGTGCGTATCATCGTGCAGATGGCGATCATCGCCTCGCTGGTGATCGTGGTGGATCAGCTGCTGCGGGCCTTTGCCTACGAAACCTCAAAACAGCTGTCGGTGTTTGTCGGCCTGATCATCACCAACTGCATCGTGATGGGGCGCGCAGAAGCCTATGCCATGAAGATGCCGCCGCTGGCGAGCTTTATGGACGGCATCGGCAACGGTCTCGGCTACGGCGTGATCCTGCTGACGGTCGGTTTCCTGCGTGAGCTTATCGGCAGCGGCAAGCTGTTTGGCATCACCGTGCTCGATACCGTGCAAAACGGCGGCTGGTATCTGCCGAACGGCCTGTTCCTGCTGGCCCCCAGCGCGTTCTTCATTATCGGTTTGCTGATCTGGGCGGTGAGAACCTGGCGCCCCGAGCAGCAGGAAAAGGAGTAA
- the lpcA gene encoding D-sedoheptulose 7-phosphate isomerase — MYQDLIRNELNEAAETLANFLKDEANIHAIQRAAVLLADSFKEGGKVLSCGNGGSHCDAMHFAEELTGRYRENRPGYPAIAISDVSHISCVGNDFGYDHIFSRYVEAVGREGDVLLGISTSGNSGNVIKAIEAAREKGMKVITLTGKDGGKMAGTADIEIRVPHFGYADRIQEIHIKVIHILIQLIEKEMVK; from the coding sequence ATGTACCAGGATCTTATTCGTAACGAACTGAACGAAGCGGCGGAAACGCTGGCTAACTTTCTGAAAGATGAAGCCAATATTCACGCTATTCAGCGCGCGGCGGTCCTGCTGGCCGACAGCTTCAAAGAGGGCGGTAAAGTGCTCTCCTGCGGCAATGGCGGTTCACATTGTGATGCCATGCACTTTGCCGAAGAGCTGACCGGTCGTTATCGTGAAAACCGTCCGGGCTATCCGGCGATCGCTATCTCTGACGTCAGCCACATCTCCTGCGTGGGTAATGACTTCGGTTACGATCACATCTTCTCCCGCTATGTCGAAGCGGTGGGTCGTGAAGGAGATGTTCTGCTGGGGATTTCCACCTCCGGCAACTCCGGCAACGTGATCAAAGCGATTGAAGCGGCACGTGAGAAGGGGATGAAAGTGATCACCCTGACCGGCAAAGACGGCGGCAAAATGGCGGGTACGGCGGATATCGAAATTCGCGTGCCTCACTTCGGTTACGCTGACCGTATTCAGGAAATTCACATCAAAGTCATTCATATCCTGATCCAGCTGATCGAAAAAGAGATGGTTAAATAA
- a CDS encoding Na(+)-translocating NADH-quinone reductase subunit C — MAEMKNNDSIGKTLMVVIVLCLVCSIVVAGSAVGLKSRQQEQRALDKQRNILAVAGLMQGEMSADDVAQIFAERITPRLVDLNTGELLESDPSGYNQAQALKDPQRSTELEASQDPAGIKRRSNTAEIYLVRDEQQRVQELVLPVYGNGLWSMMYAFVALNTDGRTVKGITYYDQGETPGLGGEVENPAWRAQFVGKKVLDDNGQPALKVMKGAARPGDEYAVDGLSGATLTSNGVQHSFDFWMGELGFGPFLKKVREGELNNG; from the coding sequence GTGGCTGAGATGAAAAATAATGACAGCATCGGCAAGACGCTGATGGTGGTCATCGTGCTGTGTCTGGTCTGCTCCATCGTGGTGGCGGGCTCTGCGGTAGGGCTTAAGTCCCGCCAGCAGGAGCAACGCGCCCTCGACAAGCAGCGTAACATTCTGGCGGTGGCCGGGCTGATGCAGGGCGAAATGAGTGCCGATGATGTGGCGCAGATCTTCGCTGAACGTATTACGCCGCGTCTGGTGGATCTCAATACCGGCGAGCTGCTGGAGAGCGATCCGTCGGGCTATAACCAGGCGCAAGCGCTGAAAGATCCGCAGCGCAGCACCGAACTGGAAGCCAGCCAGGATCCGGCGGGCATTAAACGCCGCAGCAATACGGCAGAGATCTACCTGGTGCGCGATGAGCAACAACGCGTCCAGGAGCTGGTGCTGCCGGTGTACGGCAACGGATTGTGGTCGATGATGTATGCCTTCGTCGCCCTCAACACCGATGGCCGCACGGTCAAAGGCATCACCTATTACGACCAGGGCGAAACCCCGGGACTGGGTGGCGAAGTAGAGAATCCGGCCTGGCGGGCGCAGTTTGTCGGCAAAAAAGTGCTGGACGATAACGGCCAGCCGGCGCTGAAGGTGATGAAAGGAGCCGCGCGTCCGGGTGACGAGTACGCCGTCGATGGCCTTTCCGGGGCCACGCTGACCTCAAACGGCGTTCAGCACAGCTTTGATTTCTGGATGGGTGAGCTGGGTTTTGGACCCTTTCTTAAAAAGGTACGTGAAGGAGAGCTGAACAATGGCTGA
- a CDS encoding NADH:ubiquinone reductase (Na(+)-transporting) subunit B, producing MGLKHLIEKLEPHFTHGGKLEKYYPLFEATATLLYTPGQVTKGAAHVRDAIDLKRMMILVWFAVFPAMFWGMYNVGLQTIPALTHLYDAQQLPQIIAGDWHYRVAQMLGVSFTPDAGWISMMTLGAVYFLPIYMTVFLVGGFWEVLFAIIRKHEINEGFFVTSILFALIVPPTLPLWQAAMGISFGVVMAKEIFGGTGRNFLNPALAGRAFLFFAYPAQISGDLVWTAADGFSGATPLSQWAAHGGEALVNNATGQPVSWFDAFIGTIPGSIGEVSTLMILIGGAIILFGRVASWRIVAGVMLGMILTATLFNLIGSATNPMFAMPWYWHLVLGGFAFGMMFMATDPVSASFTDKGKWWYGALIGVMCVLIRVVNPAYPEGMMLAILFANLFAPLFDYLVVRANIKRRKARG from the coding sequence ATGGGCCTGAAACATCTCATTGAAAAGCTGGAGCCGCACTTTACCCACGGCGGCAAGCTGGAAAAGTACTACCCGCTGTTTGAAGCGACCGCGACGCTCCTCTATACGCCAGGCCAGGTCACCAAAGGGGCCGCGCACGTGCGCGACGCCATCGACCTCAAGCGCATGATGATCCTCGTCTGGTTCGCGGTGTTCCCGGCGATGTTCTGGGGCATGTACAACGTCGGCCTGCAAACCATCCCGGCGCTGACGCATCTTTATGATGCCCAGCAGCTACCGCAGATTATCGCGGGCGACTGGCACTACCGGGTGGCGCAAATGCTGGGCGTCAGCTTTACCCCTGATGCCGGGTGGATCAGCATGATGACCCTAGGGGCGGTCTACTTCCTGCCCATCTACATGACGGTATTTCTGGTCGGCGGTTTCTGGGAAGTACTGTTCGCGATTATCCGCAAGCACGAGATCAACGAAGGCTTCTTTGTCACCTCCATTCTGTTCGCCCTGATTGTGCCACCAACGTTGCCGCTGTGGCAGGCGGCGATGGGCATCAGCTTTGGCGTGGTGATGGCGAAGGAGATCTTCGGCGGCACCGGACGCAACTTCCTCAATCCGGCTCTCGCCGGACGTGCGTTCCTGTTCTTTGCCTACCCGGCACAAATCTCCGGCGATCTGGTCTGGACGGCGGCGGACGGCTTCTCTGGTGCGACGCCGCTGTCGCAGTGGGCCGCTCACGGCGGAGAGGCGCTGGTCAACAACGCCACCGGCCAGCCGGTCAGCTGGTTCGATGCCTTTATCGGCACCATTCCGGGCTCGATTGGTGAAGTCTCTACGCTGATGATCCTGATTGGCGGCGCCATCATTCTGTTTGGCCGCGTCGCCTCCTGGCGCATCGTGGCTGGCGTCATGCTCGGCATGATCCTCACCGCCACGCTGTTTAACCTGATCGGCTCAGCGACCAACCCGATGTTCGCCATGCCGTGGTACTGGCATCTGGTACTGGGCGGTTTCGCCTTCGGCATGATGTTTATGGCCACCGACCCGGTGTCGGCCTCCTTTACCGACAAAGGCAAATGGTGGTACGGGGCGCTGATCGGCGTGATGTGCGTGCTGATCCGCGTCGTGAACCCGGCCTACCCGGAAGGGATGATGCTGGCGATCCTGTTCGCCAACCTGTTTGCGCCGCTGTTCGATTACCTGGTGGTGCGTGCCAACATCAAACGGAGGAAGGCGCGTGGCTGA